From a single Bacillus pumilus genomic region:
- a CDS encoding NADP-dependent oxidoreductase: MSQQKQIQLAKRPKGLPTKDVFHFETVDIPVPQDGEVLIQTKYVSVDPYMRGRMQDTKSYTPPFKLNEVIQGGVVGEVVESKSPQFEKGDFVLGFLGWQEYSTAKAESLTKIDPSIAPLSYYLGILGMPGQTAYFGLLAIGQPKEGETVVISGAAGAVGSVVGQIAKIKGAHVVGIAGSDDKLAYLKELGFDETINYKTTNDLDDAIAKACPNGVDVYFDNVGGEISDAVMNHLNRFARIPVCGAISSYNISASEDVGPRVQTKLIKTSALMQGFIVANYSDRFEEAAKDLAQWVKEDKLTYKETIIEGFDNIPDAFLGLFKGENVGKQLVKIS, from the coding sequence ATGAGTCAGCAAAAGCAAATTCAATTAGCCAAGCGTCCAAAAGGATTACCTACAAAAGATGTTTTTCATTTTGAAACAGTCGATATACCTGTGCCGCAAGATGGCGAAGTCTTGATTCAAACGAAATATGTTTCTGTAGATCCTTATATGAGAGGACGAATGCAGGATACAAAATCCTATACACCTCCATTCAAGCTAAATGAAGTGATTCAGGGCGGTGTTGTCGGAGAAGTTGTTGAGTCTAAATCACCTCAATTTGAAAAAGGTGATTTTGTTCTTGGATTCCTTGGCTGGCAAGAATATTCCACGGCCAAAGCCGAATCTCTAACTAAAATTGATCCATCCATTGCGCCATTGTCCTATTATTTAGGCATTTTGGGCATGCCGGGACAAACCGCTTATTTCGGACTTCTTGCGATTGGCCAGCCAAAAGAAGGCGAGACTGTTGTCATTTCTGGAGCCGCAGGTGCCGTTGGTTCCGTCGTTGGACAAATTGCAAAAATCAAAGGCGCACACGTTGTTGGAATTGCCGGTTCTGATGATAAACTGGCTTACTTAAAAGAACTGGGCTTTGATGAAACGATTAATTATAAAACAACAAATGACTTAGATGATGCGATTGCAAAGGCGTGCCCTAACGGCGTCGATGTCTATTTTGACAATGTAGGCGGCGAAATATCTGATGCCGTGATGAATCATTTGAACCGCTTTGCACGTATTCCAGTGTGCGGCGCGATTTCGTCTTATAATATTAGCGCAAGCGAGGACGTCGGACCGCGTGTGCAAACAAAACTGATTAAAACAAGCGCATTGATGCAAGGCTTCATTGTTGCTAACTATTCAGATCGTTTTGAAGAAGCAGCGAAGGATCTCGCACAATGGGTAAAAGAAGATAAACTGACTTATAAAGAAACAATCATTGAAGGCTTTGACAACATTCCGGATGCATTCCTTGGACTATTCAAAGGGGAAAATGTCGGGAAACAGCTTGTCAAAATTTCATAA
- a CDS encoding YfmB family protein produces the protein MYYFSVEQQFNAWVVSDLVKQLFQKWHPEEAKAKPLTLFAEQHFRISIDYLFSIIINIGDIESIEQDPQDLLSSYLNILYPYVTRDMMKASMQNANEYLLKDRDADVYQLFVTLPPLLSVSLQKSSPIL, from the coding sequence ATGTATTACTTTTCAGTTGAACAACAGTTTAATGCTTGGGTTGTCAGTGATTTGGTGAAACAGCTTTTTCAAAAGTGGCATCCTGAAGAAGCAAAAGCAAAGCCGCTTACATTGTTTGCTGAACAGCACTTTCGCATCTCCATTGATTATCTCTTTTCCATCATTATTAACATTGGAGATATCGAGTCGATTGAACAAGATCCACAAGACCTGTTGTCCTCATACTTGAATATCCTTTATCCTTATGTGACGCGCGATATGATGAAAGCCTCCATGCAAAATGCGAACGAATATTTGTTAAAAGATCGTGATGCGGACGTGTATCAGCTTTTTGTTACTCTACCTCCGCTTCTCTCTGTTTCTCTTCAAAAAAGCAGCCCCATTCTATAA
- a CDS encoding general stress protein has product MKPVVREYSNDETLQRDVEQLKELGVAREDIYVLSHDDDRTERIASNADANKIGSREVGLKHAVGNIFSKKGDELRNKIHEIGFSKEEAETFEEHLDEGKVLLFVTDHEKVKTWA; this is encoded by the coding sequence ATGAAACCTGTTGTAAGAGAGTATTCAAATGACGAAACACTTCAAAGAGATGTAGAGCAATTAAAAGAACTCGGTGTTGCAAGAGAGGACATTTATGTTCTGTCCCATGACGATGACCGAACAGAGCGTATTGCAAGCAATGCAGATGCGAATAAGATCGGTTCAAGAGAAGTTGGGCTGAAACATGCTGTTGGGAACATCTTTAGTAAAAAGGGCGATGAGCTCCGCAATAAAATACATGAAATTGGTTTCTCTAAAGAAGAAGCAGAAACATTTGAAGAACATTTAGACGAAGGAAAAGTCCTTCTTTTTGTGACAGACCATGAAAAAGTGAAAACTTGGGCATAA
- a CDS encoding class I SAM-dependent methyltransferase, with protein MKKALYHEDSGLYLEKMRMTFQEHYEKRTDMWSTDPSLTDAAVMSLKAWRSREQNELASVLDIGCGNGRALEHLSGLSAYVGIDLYEHEEWEGLQKRETIPVHFVHQDFMSWSMGQGQGMQFDLILDHGCFHHQHPDDHERYLKQVSPLLHEGGVFSLVVWGEEWRTGLIGEDGRFHFSFSDSQLGEKICTSGLELVSITPLKAKAGISQHHVIAVKI; from the coding sequence ATGAAAAAGGCTTTATACCATGAAGACAGTGGATTGTATCTAGAAAAAATGCGTATGACATTTCAAGAACATTATGAGAAAAGAACAGATATGTGGTCTACTGATCCATCCTTAACCGATGCAGCTGTCATGTCTTTAAAGGCATGGCGTTCAAGGGAACAGAATGAACTTGCTTCTGTGCTCGATATCGGATGTGGGAATGGCCGGGCACTTGAACATTTAAGCGGGCTTTCCGCTTATGTCGGCATCGACCTGTATGAGCATGAGGAATGGGAAGGTTTACAGAAAAGAGAAACGATACCTGTCCACTTTGTTCATCAAGATTTTATGTCCTGGTCGATGGGTCAGGGTCAAGGGATGCAGTTTGATCTGATTTTAGATCATGGCTGCTTTCATCACCAGCACCCTGATGATCACGAGCGTTACTTAAAACAAGTCTCACCTTTGCTTCATGAAGGTGGCGTCTTCTCACTTGTTGTATGGGGAGAAGAGTGGAGAACGGGGTTAATCGGAGAAGACGGTCGTTTCCACTTTTCATTTTCAGATTCGCAGCTGGGAGAAAAAATTTGTACATCAGGACTGGAGCTTGTATCAATTACACCATTAAAAGCAAAGGCCGGCATTAGCCAGCATCATGTCATTGCCGTCAAAATCTAG
- a CDS encoding GTP cyclohydrolase II: MNKFVDELQAMIHPFTFQEKNYLLVGPVNLPISIQHEEVPFQWYAFAPVEEETKPTIESIVQMSTAQQTFSSCLLFGDFENEVPPLVRIHSVCQTGDVFGSLKCDCGPQLALSLKKITNYGKGMLVYMANQEGRSIGLMAKALTYKLQEMKLDTFEANRLIGCGDDDRNYEEAAAVLHYLNKGKPMHLLTNNPDKVDSIAAYGLPVLRFDHTVEASLYNEAYLKAKAASGHMVDEKKLINQ; this comes from the coding sequence ATGAACAAGTTTGTAGATGAATTACAAGCAATGATTCATCCATTTACCTTTCAAGAAAAAAACTATTTGCTCGTGGGACCAGTGAATTTGCCAATCTCCATTCAACATGAAGAAGTGCCATTTCAATGGTACGCCTTCGCACCTGTTGAAGAAGAGACAAAACCAACGATCGAATCTATTGTCCAAATGAGTACCGCACAGCAAACCTTTTCCTCTTGTCTCTTATTTGGCGATTTTGAAAATGAGGTGCCGCCTCTTGTGCGAATTCATAGTGTTTGCCAAACAGGGGATGTGTTTGGGTCACTGAAGTGTGATTGCGGTCCACAGCTTGCGTTATCGCTGAAGAAAATCACCAATTACGGTAAAGGGATGCTCGTCTATATGGCCAATCAAGAAGGGCGGTCAATTGGGCTGATGGCGAAAGCATTGACGTATAAATTGCAGGAAATGAAGCTGGATACATTTGAAGCGAACCGTCTGATTGGCTGCGGAGATGATGACCGGAATTACGAGGAGGCAGCGGCAGTCCTGCACTATTTAAACAAAGGGAAACCAATGCACCTTCTAACGAACAATCCAGATAAAGTCGATTCCATTGCTGCCTATGGTCTTCCTGTTTTGCGATTTGATCATACGGTCGAAGCCTCTCTCTATAATGAAGCCTATTTAAAAGCAAAAGCAGCCTCAGGGCATATGGTCGATGAGAAAAAATTAATTAATCAGTAG
- a CDS encoding formylglycine-generating enzyme family protein, whose translation MEIEEAFSFCQWLSGKLGIDVSIPTEEEWEYAARGNTRNQYPWGNEFDPSYCNTHESNIEKTTPVRQYEKGRSLFGLYDMGGNVEEWVNTKYHVYEGGIEVVDDLTESLGNDYYILKGGSFARGGDLCRVARRHGKHPDPVFRFTGFRVVTRQKQHIKVGV comes from the coding sequence ATGGAGATCGAGGAAGCCTTCTCCTTCTGCCAGTGGCTGAGCGGGAAACTTGGGATAGACGTGTCGATTCCTACTGAAGAAGAATGGGAATATGCTGCCCGGGGAAACACGAGAAATCAATACCCGTGGGGAAATGAGTTTGATCCCTCTTACTGTAATACACACGAATCAAATATCGAAAAAACGACGCCTGTCCGTCAATACGAAAAGGGCAGATCCTTATTTGGTCTTTATGATATGGGGGGCAACGTCGAGGAATGGGTTAATACCAAATATCATGTGTACGAAGGCGGCATCGAGGTCGTAGATGATTTAACGGAATCGCTTGGCAATGATTACTACATTTTAAAAGGCGGCTCCTTTGCTAGAGGTGGAGATTTATGCAGAGTCGCCAGAAGACACGGGAAGCACCCAGATCCAGTTTTCCGATTTACTGGTTTTCGTGTAGTGACTCGTCAAAAACAACATATAAAGGTGGGAGTGTAA
- a CDS encoding WD40 repeat domain-containing protein, producing MHRGPITSVLSTQQDQIVYTGGYDRCIYQWNRATGEGTFIGSHEHIINSLSLSENGKYLASASSDYTIQLYDTRTHTHIRTLFGHADDVEAVAFAKQDTLLVSVSRDRRCLVWDIETGAILREFHGHSKDVLAVWIHGDKAYTTGDDGYVLVWLYDTGEIVGEIGPFDYELDTISGSNQKEVFALGRDDGTVIIYDAATLQEKKIIKAHLQGVKRVNFSPSGNYLLTAGYDHLIKLWNYETGDLVDTLLPHKYQWERSLVWTEDEKSILGASFGKTYCEWSIEEGKVVSDEIEMATPSINDIALTDAGDIITASDDGKFRKNGIEIAKSTGVLTNGVAVARDGSYYAWGDHASQVHIVHESLQQMVSFDLNTGPVNSVYFHEEDRQFYIGTYGGYVHVISTEHLKEIGRSKAHDCAVKALKVEGDHIITAAVEGTICLLDKKSLSLKAKYIGATELLNDVFIDSKRDRIAIVSRDKNVRLFDLHTGRILDQHNEHQYSIKSVSVTDSGYIVSGDYWGYIVVWNPELDVNTGPIRIAKNGISAIRQLGNDVYASSYDGGIYHIREDGTHTEVLRLFEQFPKEVISH from the coding sequence ATGCATAGAGGACCAATTACATCTGTTTTATCAACTCAGCAGGATCAAATTGTTTACACTGGCGGCTATGACCGCTGTATTTATCAGTGGAACCGGGCGACAGGAGAAGGAACGTTTATTGGAAGTCATGAGCACATCATTAACTCTTTATCTCTTTCTGAAAACGGAAAGTATTTAGCGAGTGCATCGTCAGACTATACTATTCAATTGTATGATACACGCACTCATACCCACATTCGCACCTTATTCGGACATGCGGATGATGTAGAAGCCGTCGCTTTTGCAAAGCAGGATACCTTGCTTGTATCGGTATCGAGAGATAGAAGATGCTTAGTTTGGGATATCGAAACGGGAGCCATTTTAAGAGAATTTCATGGACATAGCAAAGATGTATTAGCGGTATGGATACATGGCGATAAAGCCTATACAACAGGTGATGATGGCTATGTGCTTGTATGGCTGTATGATACAGGTGAAATTGTAGGTGAAATCGGTCCGTTTGATTATGAACTGGATACCATCAGCGGCAGCAATCAGAAAGAAGTGTTCGCACTTGGCAGAGACGATGGCACCGTTATTATTTATGATGCGGCTACTTTACAAGAGAAGAAAATCATCAAAGCCCATTTACAGGGTGTCAAGCGGGTGAATTTTTCTCCAAGCGGCAATTACTTGCTGACAGCAGGCTATGACCATTTAATTAAATTGTGGAATTATGAAACTGGGGATTTAGTCGATACACTGCTGCCTCATAAATATCAGTGGGAGCGCTCGCTTGTCTGGACGGAGGATGAGAAGTCCATCCTAGGAGCCAGCTTTGGAAAAACGTATTGTGAATGGTCTATTGAAGAGGGAAAAGTGGTATCAGATGAGATCGAAATGGCGACTCCCTCTATTAATGATATTGCGCTGACTGATGCGGGAGATATTATCACAGCATCAGATGACGGAAAATTCAGAAAGAATGGAATTGAAATCGCTAAATCGACAGGCGTTTTAACAAATGGAGTGGCTGTCGCACGAGATGGAAGCTATTATGCGTGGGGAGATCATGCAAGTCAGGTGCATATTGTTCATGAATCATTGCAGCAAATGGTTTCGTTTGACCTGAACACAGGTCCAGTCAACAGCGTGTATTTCCACGAGGAGGATCGTCAATTCTATATTGGAACTTACGGCGGTTATGTACATGTCATTTCGACAGAGCATTTAAAGGAAATCGGGCGCTCCAAAGCCCACGATTGTGCTGTTAAAGCGTTAAAAGTAGAAGGTGATCATATCATCACAGCTGCGGTAGAAGGAACCATCTGTCTTTTAGATAAGAAGAGCTTGTCTTTAAAAGCGAAATATATCGGGGCGACAGAGCTGTTAAATGACGTCTTCATTGATAGTAAAAGAGACCGTATTGCCATTGTCAGCCGTGACAAGAATGTGAGATTGTTTGATTTGCATACAGGGAGAATTTTAGACCAGCATAATGAACACCAGTATTCGATTAAATCGGTCTCTGTCACAGACTCTGGTTATATTGTGAGTGGTGATTATTGGGGCTATATCGTTGTGTGGAATCCAGAGCTAGATGTCAATACCGGTCCAATTAGAATTGCGAAAAATGGCATTAGTGCCATCAGACAATTGGGCAATGATGTATACGCAAGCTCATATGACGGTGGTATTTATCACATTCGAGAAGATGGTACGCATACAGAAGTACTGCGCTTATTTGAACAATTTCCGAAAGAAGTAATCTCTCATTAA
- the ribD gene encoding bifunctional diaminohydroxyphosphoribosylaminopyrimidine deaminase/5-amino-6-(5-phosphoribosylamino)uracil reductase RibD, with the protein MKDDVFYMKLAIANAKAMKGQTSPNPLVGAVIVQEGEIVGIGAHMKAGEPHAEIHALHMAGEKAKGADMYVTLEPCAHHGKTGPCTEAIINSGVKKVFIATQDPNPVVAGKGIAFLKKAGIEVERGICKQEADHLNEPFFHLMQTNLPYVILKSAISIDGKIATADQESKWITGTEARTEVQRLRQEADVVLTGVETIIQDDAGLIVKGSFNHQPIRVILDSTLRIPLHAKCLTDHMAETIICTSQSYDQKKYHQLIKKGHQVFVTSGEHQTDIHDVLRMLKERSVMSVLVEAGGSVSASFLEASLVNEAVIYMAPLLIGGKDAPTFFEGEGVKKLKEAIRPADIEYSMIGKDLKMTMRFQ; encoded by the coding sequence ATGAAAGACGATGTTTTTTATATGAAGCTAGCGATTGCCAATGCAAAGGCCATGAAAGGGCAAACCTCCCCAAACCCGCTTGTCGGTGCAGTTATTGTACAGGAAGGTGAAATCGTTGGGATTGGTGCTCATATGAAGGCGGGAGAGCCTCATGCTGAAATTCATGCACTGCACATGGCAGGAGAAAAGGCGAAGGGAGCAGACATGTATGTGACGCTTGAACCTTGTGCACATCATGGGAAAACAGGCCCTTGCACAGAAGCGATTATCAACAGTGGTGTGAAGAAAGTGTTTATTGCCACCCAAGATCCAAATCCGGTGGTAGCAGGTAAAGGAATTGCCTTTTTGAAGAAGGCAGGAATAGAAGTAGAACGAGGAATATGTAAGCAGGAAGCAGATCACTTAAATGAGCCTTTTTTTCATTTGATGCAAACAAATCTTCCTTATGTCATATTAAAATCAGCGATTTCAATAGATGGGAAAATTGCAACGGCTGATCAAGAAAGCAAATGGATCACTGGAACAGAAGCGAGAACAGAAGTGCAGCGTTTACGTCAAGAAGCAGATGTGGTGCTGACAGGAGTGGAAACGATTATTCAAGATGATGCAGGCTTAATTGTGAAAGGTTCATTCAATCATCAGCCCATTCGTGTCATTTTAGATTCAACATTAAGGATTCCGCTTCATGCCAAATGCTTAACAGATCACATGGCAGAAACCATTATTTGTACGTCACAAAGCTACGATCAAAAAAAGTATCATCAGTTGATAAAAAAAGGACATCAAGTATTTGTCACAAGCGGAGAACACCAGACAGACATTCACGACGTGTTAAGAATGCTGAAGGAACGTTCTGTCATGTCAGTTCTTGTAGAGGCAGGAGGTAGTGTGAGCGCGTCATTTTTAGAAGCATCCCTTGTGAACGAAGCTGTTATCTATATGGCACCTTTACTGATCGGAGGGAAAGACGCACCTACTTTCTTTGAAGGAGAGGGTGTGAAAAAACTAAAAGAGGCGATCCGTCCAGCGGATATTGAATATAGTATGATAGGAAAAGATTTAAAAATGACGATGAGATTTCAATGA
- a CDS encoding exosporium glycoprotein BclB-related protein — MKRCRQCGKTYPSHSNGHYQKGSWYDAYKDDGWECDSCKKGRPGKPGKPVKNPCCGKDPCVCVIQGPPGGRGRRGPAGPAGAVGPAGPIGPTTGVGLTGIVAFDPAVASAYPVGQVATYDGSTYVVNSAPPTGTPDTSPDYTLLAAAGATSTGPTGVTGDPGPTGATGATGVGLTGVVPFDAAAAPGYSLGQVVTYEGGTYLANTASPTGTPDTSPDYTLLAAAGETGVTGATGTGATGATGETGATGVTGPTGEIGPTGATGTGATGATGETGATGVTGPTGEIGPTGATGTGATGETGATGVTGPTGEIGPTGATGTGATGATGETGATGVTGSTGEIGPTGATGTGVTGATGVTGATGITGDTGATGVTGTGVTGAIGETGATGVTGVTGATGVTGDTGATGETGATGVTGATGVTGATGATGPTGPTGPTGVTGSSAIIPFASGTPAVLTTIAGGLVGTSSLIGFGNSATGVSILGGVIDLTGAAGTLLNMAFSVPRAGTITSFAGYFSTTAALSLVGTSITVTASLFASPTPNNSFTQVASVTLAPALTGVLTLGAISNGIATGLSVPVTPETRLLVVFSATATGLSLVNTVAGYASAGLSIT, encoded by the coding sequence ATGAAAAGATGTAGACAATGCGGAAAAACCTATCCCTCTCATTCTAATGGCCACTACCAAAAAGGAAGCTGGTACGATGCGTATAAGGATGATGGCTGGGAATGTGATAGTTGTAAGAAAGGAAGACCAGGTAAGCCAGGAAAACCAGTGAAAAATCCTTGCTGCGGAAAAGACCCTTGTGTTTGTGTGATTCAAGGTCCGCCAGGCGGGAGAGGAAGAAGAGGTCCAGCAGGTCCGGCGGGTGCAGTAGGTCCAGCGGGTCCAATAGGCCCAACAACAGGCGTAGGGTTAACGGGGATTGTAGCATTTGATCCAGCGGTAGCTTCGGCGTATCCAGTAGGTCAAGTGGCGACATATGATGGCAGTACATATGTGGTAAATTCAGCACCGCCAACAGGTACGCCTGATACATCACCAGATTATACGCTTTTAGCAGCTGCGGGTGCAACAAGTACAGGACCAACAGGTGTCACCGGAGATCCAGGTCCGACGGGTGCTACAGGAGCCACTGGTGTAGGACTAACTGGAGTCGTTCCTTTTGATGCAGCAGCAGCACCAGGATATTCATTGGGTCAAGTGGTGACATATGAAGGTGGAACGTATCTTGCAAACACAGCATCACCAACGGGTACACCGGATACATCACCAGATTACACACTTCTAGCCGCTGCCGGTGAGACAGGAGTGACGGGTGCCACTGGAACGGGTGCAACTGGTGCAACGGGAGAAACTGGCGCAACTGGCGTCACAGGACCAACGGGAGAAATCGGTCCAACCGGTGCCACTGGAACGGGTGCAACCGGTGCAACGGGAGAAACTGGCGCAACTGGCGTCACAGGACCAACGGGAGAAATCGGTCCAACCGGTGCCACTGGAACGGGTGCAACGGGAGAAACTGGCGCAACTGGCGTCACAGGGCCAACGGGAGAAATCGGTCCAACCGGTGCCACTGGAACGGGTGCAACCGGTGCAACGGGAGAAACTGGCGCAACTGGCGTCACAGGATCAACGGGAGAAATCGGTCCAACCGGTGCCACTGGAACGGGAGTTACCGGAGCCACAGGAGTAACCGGTGCAACTGGGATAACGGGTGATACCGGAGCTACGGGGGTCACGGGTACAGGAGTGACTGGAGCCATAGGAGAAACTGGTGCGACCGGCGTCACAGGTGTTACCGGAGCCACCGGTGTAACGGGTGATACCGGAGCCACAGGAGAAACTGGTGCGACCGGAGTAACCGGAGCCACGGGAGTCACCGGAGCCACCGGAGCTACAGGTCCAACAGGTCCAACAGGTCCAACAGGTGTGACAGGATCGAGTGCAATCATTCCATTTGCTTCAGGTACACCTGCTGTCTTGACGACAATTGCGGGCGGTCTCGTTGGAACATCCAGCTTGATCGGGTTTGGTAACTCAGCCACAGGTGTCAGTATTTTAGGCGGTGTTATTGATTTAACTGGTGCTGCAGGCACTTTACTCAACATGGCGTTCTCAGTTCCGAGAGCTGGAACGATCACTTCATTTGCTGGCTATTTCAGTACGACAGCAGCTCTTTCTTTGGTCGGCACGAGTATTACCGTAACGGCTAGTCTATTCGCTTCACCGACACCAAATAACAGTTTTACACAAGTAGCGAGTGTCACATTAGCCCCAGCTTTAACTGGAGTTTTAACACTGGGTGCTATTTCAAACGGTATTGCGACTGGCCTGAGTGTACCAGTTACACCAGAAACAAGATTGCTCGTTGTCTTCTCTGCAACAGCTACAGGTCTATCATTAGTGAATACTGTAGCAGGCTATGCGAGTGCTGGTTTATCGATCACGTAA
- a CDS encoding sensor histidine kinase encodes MGKRKVTLQTKILGLIIGLLLVVIALLTICFGYLQTSERQRQAEQLAVQTARTISYMPPIKISVATGDSQNEEQAVLEQMKEQVRAHVIFITNQKGKVLFHTNHEDVGKTISVSEGRSTLLFGGTSISMGHSKGETVVRGSAPIMKETGKHEEIIGTVTVEFLKKEIDQATAHQLFKLSYIALLVLLPGIFGAIFLTRSIRKDTLGLEPHEIASLFREREAMLLAIKEGIIAFDRKGAITMMNTSAEHMLRVSSDLPLHIDQVLPKANLLSYLKAETIESNIETVVNDKTYVLNVKKVVQDHQVFGGIVSFREKTELTKLLDTLTEVSQYSEDLRAQTHEFSNKLYAILGLLELKQVDEAIDLIKEEYTLQNRQHDLLMKQIRSPKIQAILLGKLGKASEKKVHFHIDENSSLEPLPAHLSLSHFITVIGNLVDNAFEAVLNRENREVSLFITDIGFDIIIEVSDSGDGVNDEAISQLFTRGHSSKGEGRGYGLANVKEVLDELGGWIEVTNQKEGGAIFTAYIPKGTEGE; translated from the coding sequence ATGGGCAAAAGGAAAGTCACTTTACAAACGAAAATTTTGGGGTTAATTATTGGCCTTTTACTTGTTGTTATTGCATTATTGACCATTTGTTTTGGTTATTTGCAGACATCAGAAAGGCAGCGTCAAGCTGAACAGCTGGCGGTGCAAACCGCTAGAACGATATCATATATGCCACCCATTAAAATATCAGTGGCCACGGGAGATTCCCAAAATGAAGAACAGGCTGTACTTGAGCAAATGAAGGAGCAAGTAAGAGCGCATGTCATTTTTATCACCAATCAAAAAGGTAAGGTTCTTTTTCATACGAATCATGAGGATGTCGGGAAAACCATCAGTGTTTCGGAAGGAAGAAGTACACTGCTGTTTGGAGGAACCTCTATATCGATGGGTCATTCTAAAGGTGAAACCGTTGTCAGAGGCAGTGCTCCGATTATGAAAGAAACGGGCAAGCATGAAGAAATTATTGGCACAGTTACCGTCGAATTTTTAAAAAAGGAAATCGATCAAGCGACAGCCCATCAACTATTCAAGCTTAGCTATATTGCCCTTCTTGTGCTTTTGCCTGGCATATTCGGCGCGATTTTTTTAACAAGGAGTATCCGCAAAGATACATTAGGGCTTGAACCGCATGAAATTGCATCATTATTTCGAGAAAGAGAAGCGATGCTGCTTGCTATAAAAGAAGGGATTATTGCATTTGACCGCAAAGGTGCGATTACGATGATGAATACATCTGCTGAACACATGCTGCGCGTATCATCTGATCTGCCGCTTCACATTGACCAAGTCTTGCCAAAAGCCAATCTCCTTTCGTATTTAAAGGCAGAGACGATTGAATCGAACATCGAAACCGTCGTCAATGATAAAACCTATGTCTTGAATGTGAAAAAAGTGGTGCAGGACCACCAAGTCTTTGGAGGAATTGTGAGCTTCAGGGAGAAAACAGAGCTGACGAAGCTGTTGGATACATTGACAGAGGTAAGCCAATATTCAGAAGACCTTAGAGCACAAACACACGAATTTTCAAATAAGCTGTACGCTATTTTAGGCTTGCTTGAGCTGAAGCAAGTGGATGAAGCCATTGACTTAATTAAAGAAGAATATACACTTCAAAATCGCCAGCATGATTTACTCATGAAGCAAATTCGTTCTCCGAAAATACAGGCCATTTTATTAGGGAAGCTAGGAAAGGCATCTGAGAAAAAGGTTCATTTTCACATTGATGAAAATAGTTCATTGGAGCCGCTCCCAGCACACTTAAGTCTCTCTCACTTTATCACCGTCATTGGCAATCTCGTAGACAATGCGTTTGAGGCTGTATTGAATAGGGAGAATAGAGAAGTAAGCTTGTTCATCACAGATATTGGATTTGATATTATCATAGAGGTGTCTGATTCAGGGGATGGTGTCAATGACGAAGCCATTTCACAACTTTTCACAAGAGGCCATTCATCTAAGGGAGAAGGACGAGGTTATGGACTTGCCAATGTCAAAGAAGTGCTGGACGAACTCGGGGGCTGGATTGAAGTGACGAATCAAAAAGAAGGCGGTGCGATCTTCACTGCATACATACCGAAAGGCACAGAGGGGGAATAA
- a CDS encoding response regulator: protein MMKVLIAEDDFRIAAIHESYIQKVQGFQVAGKAKSAKDIWAALQKEQVDLILLDVYMPDELGTNLLPLLRERYPEVDVIIITAATETTLLREALQYGVVHYLIKPVTAQKFEQVLTEYKQKKDIINSKDEVNQTLIDLFFGQMQDEPKEKDDKDLPTGINSLTLDKVKTLMASENSGVTAEEIGEKMGASRTTARRYVEYLVTTGECRAELAYGIIGRPERKYYPAKKQAES from the coding sequence GTGATGAAGGTACTCATTGCGGAGGATGATTTTCGAATCGCTGCGATTCATGAATCTTATATACAAAAGGTACAAGGCTTTCAAGTTGCCGGAAAGGCAAAGAGTGCAAAGGATATATGGGCGGCACTTCAAAAAGAACAGGTTGATCTCATTTTACTCGATGTGTATATGCCTGATGAGCTCGGTACGAACCTTTTGCCGCTGTTAAGAGAACGCTATCCAGAAGTAGATGTGATCATCATCACGGCTGCAACGGAAACGACACTATTAAGAGAAGCCCTGCAATACGGAGTGGTTCATTATTTAATCAAACCCGTAACCGCACAAAAGTTTGAACAAGTTTTAACCGAATATAAGCAGAAGAAAGACATCATTAATTCTAAGGATGAAGTCAATCAAACGTTGATTGATTTGTTTTTTGGACAGATGCAGGATGAACCAAAGGAAAAGGATGACAAGGACCTGCCTACAGGCATCAATTCACTGACTTTGGACAAGGTGAAAACATTGATGGCATCAGAGAATAGCGGGGTTACAGCGGAAGAGATCGGTGAAAAAATGGGGGCATCACGCACAACAGCAAGGCGGTACGTCGAGTATCTCGTGACAACAGGAGAATGCCGGGCAGAGCTTGCGTACGGAATCATTGGCAGACCAGAACGAAAATATTATCCTGCCAAAAAGCAAGCGGAGTCATAA